The Gossypium hirsutum isolate 1008001.06 chromosome D02, Gossypium_hirsutum_v2.1, whole genome shotgun sequence region CAAATAGATCTATATATtagaaataaagataaataaaactgTGGACTTCATAAAATCATGTTAATGAGGAACCTACATTGGTGCCATGAACTATATTTAAGACACCCGGGGGCAGACCAGCTTCAATTGCTAACTCAGCCAGCATTATGGATGCCCctggaaagtaaaaaaaaaaggcatTTTAAGAAAAGAGTTGGAGAGTAAAGTGAAGTCATGTAAGAACAAAGGAACGACAACCAAGTTGTCCTTTTCTTATGTAACTGAAAAAATTAAGGTAGTAACAATAGTAATTACAAGGAAAACTCAAATGATAATGTCCCACCCATGTATGGCACATCAACATCCAAATAAGATCTTTAACGACCAGCCACAATAAAACAAGCTATAGCAACATTTTGTCCTCCAAGGATGGACACATGACAACATAATGAGTGAAAACAATGCCCCAGATACTACATCATACAATTATTAGGTTGAACTCACCAGGATCCTTTTCCGATGGCTTTAAAACAAAAGTATTACCACATGTAACTGCAACAGGGAACATCtgcagtaaaataaaataaaaaaccataTGTTAACTTCTCTCTTGTATGGATTTGATAAAAACGGCCTTTCTGGAAGTAGGCAACAACTTACTACCAAAACTAGGAAGAAGCAATAAAGTTTATACTTTACCATCTATACAATCAATATTAGTGAAGAACCAAACTGCTTGGTATGAGTTCCTAAGTTTATGAAGAAAAATAATTGCACTAAAATGCTGATTAATGAGAAATGAGAATCCATTAAAGTTCATAAGCCCGAAATTTAATAGGGGGACAAAAAAGTATAAATTAGAAATAGATAGCCAACAATTGCTATGCTGTAAAAATTGAAACTACTATGTATAAAATGAAGACTTACCCATAAGGGAATCATTGCTGGAAAGTTGAAGGGACAAATCCCAGCACAAACACCTAGTGGTTCTCTAACACTATATGTATCGATTCCACTAGCTACATTGGGGACATACTCTCCCATTTGCAGGGTTGCCATTCCACAACTATGTTCCACCACCTCTATATGAAAAAAGTccagaaaataaaacaaaaaaggagaaggaaaaaaatattaatctttaacacTGTTAAGGTTGACGATTTCTGCTACCAACTCAAACAGTACATTGAAGGATATAGTTACCGACCAAGTCCCCGAAAGACATCTCCATGAGCATCCTTCAATGTCTTGCCCTGTTCAGTTGTAATATTCTTCGCCAGTTTAtcctaaaaacaaaataaagattgAATAGATTCATTAGCTAAAAAAGCATCTATACAAAAAACTTACTACACAAAGAAAAACCTGAACTGAGCTCATGCTTTACCATATCCCTACGAATAAGCTCTTGGAGTTTGAACATAATACGCTGACGAGTTGTAATTGGGGTATTTCGCCATGACGGGAAAGCTTGCTTTGCTGCAGCCACTGCAGCTTTGAACTCTTCATTTGTAGTTAAAGGAATTTGTGAAACAACTTCTTGTGTCGCCTATTTAATTTTCCAAACTAACATATATTACAATTAACTCCAAGAGCTGAATATTCTTATCTATAAAAAAGATTAGGATGAGACACTCACAGGGTTTATAACATCAATGGTTGATGTTGATTTCGAATCAACAAAAGCACCTCCTATAAGATTAGGAACCCTCTGTATAAAACCCAATCCGATCAATACATAAAAAAGAATTGAATAAATACCATTTTGCATTAAAAAAAGGGATCTCGATAGAAccaaaaatacacatatcattggAAGAACGATAAATAGAAGCAAAAGCGTTATACCGAAGGATTACGGTGATTAAAAGAAGATTCAGTAGCAGTAGAGAAACGAGGACTCGCAGAAGCCAAAACCTGAGGCCTTAAAGCCGGTAAATTCTTCACTGCAACAAAAGGGAacagcaaaataataaaaaattaaacaaataaatgaaattcgtccttttttttcttttaattgattttgtttttttaagtttttgtttaCCTTTTTGAAGTGAAAATCGCATCATCATTTTCCTCTGTGAATAAGCTCGCTGTATGTTAAGATCATCAAGAGAGTGAAAGCAATATTTTCTTGATATAGTGAACTGCTTGTTCCAGTATTTTTATCAGTACAAGAcaataccaaaataaataaataaataaataattgcgATCTTCTTTGAtggtaaatattattaattataattaattattagtaAGAAACGTAATCCGAAGGAATCTTATTTGGCAGTGCCAATCCAGACAGTTGCCCGCGTTGGCTTATTTGCCATTACCAAATCATGCGAGTGCGCTTACTCATACATCCACCCCTTATTCTTATctactattttaaaaaaataaataaattataagatTACTAAAGACCAAAGCTTATCATGGTCAAGTCAGATAAAAATCGAATAATGAGCATTTGCTTTGATGCAAACTGGAAAATCGAAAATTTCATTGTGTGTtttcaccaaaaataaaaattaaaaaatcattgtGTGTATAAGATATACTAACattgtataatattaaaattaaaattaaataaatatattatacttttagttaaataatatattaaacaaatcAAGTTAGTAAGGCTTTGACTTAATGAAAGTTTGAAATCTTAACTTTCAATCGGTTATTactaatactttataatttataataattaattttgattataattatctatatattaataaataattagaattgtgattataccttaaatttcatataaatatatattaaatccaATTCTACATTTCATTAGTCAAATCGACTAAATTCGAACGACATTGTTATTATTacattaacaaatttaattagttttaggCTTGAGGGCTGCGAATAATTTAAAAAGTATACccgaaaaaaataaataaatttcattggTCAAACCTCAATTCTAGGCATAGTGATCAACCAAAGGGGTCTTAGATAACCTATAAAATCGGATAAAAGGCCCAccaaccattagaaaataaaatacacAAACACAAGAAGAATACAAGCATAATGAAGATTAAACCAaacattaattttcttttttttttaagtcttgATTTGGAAAATTTCAATTGCATACAGCCAGTTAATCTATACTGATAATTCATGGTATCCCATTACGTTACGCAAAAGGACAtccaaaaaaaaggagaaaaggcTACAAttttaatagatatatatatatatatagaaattgcGATCTTATTTCTTCATTATTAAtcgaagaaaaggaaaatagGGAGGAAAAGGGTTAAAAATGAGATATGCTGGTTAGTCTTTTATATCAAAATTATGAACTCAACTACGAATCAGACGCATGcaaattttgctattattattattgttatttatacATCACTGCTAGTGCCTGCTGCTACATCCTTCCATTGTTGAGAAACTGTTTTAATCTGGGTGTAGAATTGAATTCCTGCCTTGCCTGTGTGAGTGAGCCAGTCCCACATGAATACACAAttagtttattaaaaaaaagaataataatatttcattatCTCATCTTGATCAAGGGAGAAATGAAAAATAACAAGCTTCCTAAGGATGTAAAATATACCATCGAAATTGATATCACCGGCGAACAATGGCTTTAAGCTTGTAAAACAAGAAAAAGGGAATGGGGCTGAAATTGGAATATTGATGCCAACCTGTGTCAAATACACCCATTAAAAGAAGATCAACCATTTTTTATAACATATAGCCAACTCATGGGGACAATGGCTGCTGCATTACCTGCCCAACCTCAATCTCGGTTTGAAATTTCCTTGCTGTTACACCTGATGTAGTAAATATTGAAGCTCCATTGCCATATCTGTAAGAGGAACGTATAAGGTAAATAAAAAGCTGCAAAAGTTTTGTATGATGAGGGAATCTAGGGATGTTGGAATTGGAACATTACTTATTCCTGTTAACAATGTCTATAGCCTCTTCTATGTTGTCTGCCTGTGCAAcgataagaaaaaaaatacatatatcagCATGTCTTACATACACAACAAACTTTCCCAATTGGAGCGTCATACAAACTGAAACAGCAATAAGTAGCAAACCTCCATGCACAGGAGAACCGGGCCACAAGTTTCCTCCTGTATCAGCTAAGAAATTCTCATTAAGTATTTTGATTGAATATAGACTTCAAGTCTCTACTTATATGAGAAATCGTATCTTTGCAAGGAATGTTTATACCTTGTAACATTCCATGCTGACCTTGACATTGGATAAGATTGTTGGGCCAATGAAGTTACCATGCTCATACCCTGGAACCTACATTATTCATAAGGTAACCATTTGAACAAGGCCCATTTGACTTTTCTCAAATTTCGAAGTAAAACTGCATTTCTGGACATGCATCCTAAAATTTTCTACAGTATAATACCAAAGATCACCATAACCACTACCAACTTAAGCATGTCACCATGGTCCATATTTATCACTGGATTCCAAGTTACATGGAGAATCTTGGACATTCTTTTGTAGCATAACTTCAGAAGCTTGAAAGGTAAAACATTCTAAGAAATAAACTGgactagaagatgaccatttttatGAGTTAACATTTCACCTTCTAATGTTCAGTAATTTTTTAGTTTCACTGTAATTTCGGTGGATTATAGATTGCAAAGACTTGAGCTTCAGCATGGGGAGGTCAAGAACTAGTATTCACAACTAATTTGAGATAGAAGCATGCAAGGTCCTAACAATTTTTTCCCCAATGGCACTGCCAGAGTCTTAAGTCGTGAATGAATGTGGTGAATAATTAAATTTGCCTTCATGTAAGAAGTGGGGCAGGGAGAGGGGGTTCGTGGCAGAGGAAAATGCTGCCTCCGCTTGAGTGGGCTGAGGTACAAAAAAGAAGAGATCAAACTTCCGCAACTATATTCTGATAACCTCAATGACATCTATCACAATAATCCCTTTATAACCAGAGTCAAAACTCCAAACAAGCAGAGCATCTGCCCTTGCTTGAAATTTGCGTCAATATCAGCTCATAAATACAAGAAAGCACCAGAAATCTTAAAACCTATGAGATCATAGATATTCAAGGAAAAAGTATCATTTCTCTTTTCAATTAAAGCTACTGAggccaagaaaaaaaaatccataatacATAATTCAAGCAGATCATAGATCAAACTGATAAActcaaaacaaaatgaaataccAGAATATTTCTTCCATCAACTACTAGTTTTGCACCACTGTCAACACTTGATTGGATCAATCTGCATATGAGTTCCTTTGCCTGTCAACCACCACGACCATTTAAGAATGTGGTTTCATAATTGAGCAGGACATGCAAAAATACATGGTGTTCAACAAGCAACTCACACATGCTCcaaaccaaaattttataaattgtttcACCTCAAGCAGCACAAAATATCTCAAAGGAATTCACTTCCAAATCACCATATCGGCTTCatataattaatgaaaatttagttAACCATAAATTAGATTGTACCTGCTTGCTAATCACCGGACCAATGTCTGTATCGGGTTCTGTTCCGGGTTGTACTCTAAGTGCTTTCGCACGCTCCACCAGTTTATCTTCCCTAGGAAAAGTTCATGCAAACATCTTTTATACCaatgcatctcaaatcaatcacaTAACTTCAACCTAACACCAATTAGAAAAGCAGAAAAGGAAGAAGAGAGAACAAGAAGAGAAGGGAGAAAGGTTGGCGGTtctaaatatgaaataaaaataaaaataacatcgAAAAAAACCTAGATGCCTCTATTCTTGGTAAGTCTATACTTAGTTTTTCCCATTAAAATGCTCTTGCTATTTAGGAGTCTTGGCTGCAGATACCAGAAAAATAACTTTGTGATGGTGTAGGCTATTTTCCCCTTTTTTAGAAAACAGCCAAACTCAGTTTTACAATGAGTTTTactattgaaaataatttaaattaaaataaatatgtccACACCATTATTTGGTGTAGGCCAAAGCTGGGACTGACTCTTTTCAGCCCAAAGCCTTTAACTTTATATGAGGGAACAAGGGAAAATCCTCACATATGTGAGCATATATTTCCTCATCAAtccaaatgaaaaataaatgaaataaacagAAGATTGGAAGATTGAAAACCTCTCCTTGATATAttaataagtaaaattaaaatgaaaaagaaaataaggccACTGATAAGGTGACTTACAGCAATCAGATAACATATAGAGAGAGATGTATTAAGAATAGTTAAGAGAAAGAATGATCATAAATCAATGGTTGTTAGAAAATGAAGCTTAAGACCTCAGAAAATATAGGTCACAAAAATATAAGCAAGAAAACAGCTACCATGGAGTCAAGCCTCCAACAAAGACAACTGTACTTAGTGACATGCGCTTCTGCCCTGCCCCACCAAAGCCAGCTGTAACTAGAGCATTTAGTGTAGTATCCATGCTTGCGTCAGGCATTACAACTGCATGATTTTTTGCTCCAAAATTGCACTAAAACCAACAATAGACAAGCAAAATTAACAACCTTTCAGAAAAAgataaaacagaaaaattaacATCAAACTCAGATAATTTGCCAGGGCAAGACAGCTACTAGAATGTTTGTAGAAAAATAACAGATTGGTTTCCCAAAAAGTACCTGAACACGCTTTCCTTTAGCAGAAGCTCTAGAATACACATAAGAACCAGCCTAGTAAAAGTTAAAAACATGCAAAACAGTAATTAGTAAGAAGTACATACTAATACATGGTCAAAAGCTCTATGAGAGATCAATAACCAGcaaagatttcaaaattcaaatgacCTATGGGAGAGAACAACAAGAATACTTCCATGATTTTGGACACAAATTGAACCACAAACCTTTGATCACCAATTATTGATACATAAGTTGCATCTATTTACAGTTTCAAGGAGTTCAACAGAGCAGGGCAAGAAAACTATATGGATTTTGCTATGTTTGCCAAATCTATAAATTCATTCTAATATTATCCATTGTTCTAAACAGAAGAACCTCCTCTTTCTATCATTAAGTATTCTCACATTCTCAAGAAACCTTTAGGTTGCCACTGTTCACATTTcctagaagaagaaaaaaaactaatCAAAATACAGACCTGTCTTAAGGATTAGATGTCATGACTGTACTTTTAGTAGTTGTCAACCCTTCAGAACTCTTAACACATAAATCCATAATCAACCATGTTAAACCTAACTTAAGAAAGACAATTTTTATACGGATAAAACATACACAGACAAGGCAACATGCCAGTTCCTAGCAAATGAGAATATAGGTCGCCGGACATGGCAATagagattttttaattttttttatatagaagTATTCAATGCGAACATAAATATTGGTACTTTTCATTAATATATAATCAAATCGTTTGTGAACTTAAAAATTCTTAATTGGACTTgatctaaatttttaatatataattaattattttacaaactAAAAGTTGGAATTAAACCAGATTATAGGATCGAAACAAATTGAATTGTGCTATTTTGCCGAAATGAGTCAAGATTGGATTATCTTGTTTCCTTCTCCCAAAAAGTGTGTTTCATGTCTAGACAAAAATTAGAACTCCCCCTCGTTCTCCCTTATTCTTCTGTCTATATCCGATAGTATTCTCTCTGCCTCTGTTCTACAGATTTTGGCAACTATTCATCATTAAAGGCATCATttttcccttcctcttcttctctATCTATTCTTTCTCATTCCCTATCTAAGCTCTTATTCTTTCAAGAACACCAGACTTCATTCTGCCTCTCTGCTCCAGGTATCAGAAACTAGCTCATCATTGTCACCCATAACACTAATGTGAACCTCAGTGTTTGAGCTCTTTTaacccccaaaatttttatttcccTCATCTCAATTTTTCATCCTTTGTCCACACATCTGTTGACTGTGTTGGACCATGTGCACTTCAATTCTTTTCAATGTGTGGAATTGTTGCCAACGTGTTTTGCTGTGTTTCCGAATTTCATCACAGACAATGGTACAAGACCAGAAAGAGGGGATTTCCCATGTCCATGCTTAACTTGCCACGATGATCATAAAAGTAAAcaggaaaaaaaaacataatgtgaaGGTAATAGTAAGTAATGACTGAATAACTTACAGTACTTGGACCAACAAAAGATACAGCTTTGATGTCATCATCATCACATATGGTACTAATGATTTCCTAAACAAAATCAAAGGGAAGCACAATAGAACccagtaataagtaagtaaaaatagAGATATTGCATATAGTACAACGCCAAATAAtcaaaaggttaaaatatactcCAAGTTCCTGTACTCTGCATATTTGgaattagtccctctacttttatttctaggaattttAGCCCCtggatttaaaaatttaggtccaattgttaacactattaaaattattctattaaatttgCTGGTGTgacaatttgaaattaaaaaaatactcacttgataaCCATGTAACCGAAAAAGTGACATAATAAAcatgaatttaatagaagaatttgaacaatgttaacaattggacttgcaTTTTTACATCGAAAaggtagagggactaaattccaaatgttTGAAGAATATAGGGACTtcgagcatattttaacctaatcaAAATACAGACTGGATCATGGAAACGACTAATGTGATGGACAAATCAATGTCATAAACCCAACAGAACACCTTCACTCAATATATTGTTGAAAAAAAACATTGTTGATAATAAAAGAAGGTTGCATGCTCATCCTCTGAAGCATTTCAAGGGATGCTATTAATAAAGGATATGAACCAATAAACAACTGTAAGTCCAAACTCAAAAACTTACATTGGAGCCATGAACAATATTTAAGACACCATTAGGCAGGCCAGCCTCCACTGCTAGCTCAGCAAGCATCACAGCAGCCCCTGAAAGAAAATGAGAACATATCAGTTATACACTTTGAGAACAACAGCCTTATGTAGGAACAATGAATCATCAAATAAGATTTGCTTAAAATAGGAGCTTTATCTTCtcatttgtaaatatttagctAAAGCTGTAGAATGCTTCAAATGTTTGAGTTCAGATTGAGAAACAATAATAAGTCATGCCAAAGCTCACTCAAATTTGCAACCATGCTCCATATGCATTTCAAAGCTCTTATCATTTTAACCTTCTAAGTATGAAGTGGCTTCAACACTTTTCAAGTTCTTAGCAACAACTGACGTTTTTTTCCCTATACAGTAATGAGTCAAATCTCCATTAAAGAATGCATCCAAATGTAAAAGGAAATTATCTCAATGCAATCCTACCACGTGAGACTCGAGGATTTCACCAGTGCTTAAAAGAAATGGCTCTTGCTATATACATGACAGGTCTGCACATAATAGTGTACATGTTCAATGCCTTACCTGGAAAGCAAGTTTCACATATCTGGAATAGGATTTTTAACATCATTAAGAACAAAGATAAAGTTACTATAATTTCATGTAGGCAAATGGTACAAAATAGCTATCACCTGGATCCTTCTCTGACGGCTTTAGTATAAAAGTATTACCACAAGTAACTGCAGTGGAAAACATCTGCAGgtaaaaaaatcaaaaggaaaGTGAATGAGGGtaaactaaaacaactaaattaaAATGTTTCTATCAGTTATCATTGATCAGAATGTGAAACCCAGGAGGCTAGTCTGCTACTGTTCTTGTAACCGATTGACAAAAGTAAACATCAAAACAAAAGAACCTCTTGCATTATGAAGTTACATCAAACTCTAAAATCAGTTTCATTCTTTTAGTAGAGGATTATAAGTTTATAACTACTAAGTAATCCCATTGCTCATAACTACCAAATAATCCTATTGCTCATAACAACTAAGTAATCCTATTACTCATCAAGCTAAGTAAACAGATTGATATTAGACAACCATGCTATGAACTTGGACTAAAAGCAAACTAAGCTTACCCATAAAGGGATCATAGCTGGAAATTCGAAAGGACAAATACCAGCACAAACACCAAGAGGCTCTCTAATGCTATAAGAATCAACTCCATTAGATATATTGGAaacaaattcaccaatttgcaaATTCGCCAATCCACAAGCATGTTCAACCACCTCTAGCAAGGAAAATCAAAAACTATAAAGCAAACCATTACTAGAAGGTTTATTCAAAAAACATACTAAATGAGAAAGAAAATTATAAGACATTAAAATAGAAAAGAGATACTGACCTAACCCACACAAGACATCATCGTACGCATCCTTCAATGCCTTCCCGTGTTCATTGGTAATGTTCATAGCAAGCTTATCCTGGGGCCATAATGATATTTCCCATCAATAAAAGATAAGTGCCAATCAAGAACAGAACATATGGAATTCTAAGTATTTACAATGTCTCTCCTAATGAGCTCTTGAAACTTGAACATTATACGCTGTCGGATGGTACTTGGAGTGTTACGCCATGATGGGAAAGCCCGCTTTGCTGCAAAAACTGCTGCTCTGAACTCCTCATTTGTAGTCAGAGGAACTTGAGAAACCACTTCCTGTGTTGCCTATGAAGAATTATAAATGAAATGATTATGAAAAGGAAACCCAATCATCTATTTATAACTTGACAGTCATGAGTAACTAAAATGGAAACTTTTACGGGTACTCACAGGGTTTATAACATCAATTGAAGCAAATGACTGTGAATCAACAAATCTGCCCCCGATGAGATTGGGAACCCTCTGACATGCAGCACCAAGATAGTTTAATTCCAATGAAATTTCAGAGAAAAATCCAATAAGGAGGGAGGGAGATTATAGAGTGAAGACAGAAGAGAATAATTCATTTAAGCACTAAAGCTCTCCCTCATTCCAAGTAGGTGGGCTACAACTTTGTGACCTAAGTGGTGTTGAACAAAAACTAAAGCTTACCGGAGGGTTATGTTGCCTCCAAGATGGCTCCATAACTGATAGATAATTGTTTCTTACAGCAGATTTCTGAGGTTTCAATGACTTGTAATTTCTCACTGCAATGCAAACATGTCATCACTTAAAATAACAATATACTCCAACGAAACTGGAAAAAGTGAAAACATGAAAAAGGAACCAGAGAGTGCTTTTCATGATGTGAAAAAAAATACCTGACATATTTCCTTGCCGAAGCTTGGCCTTGACATTATAAACATGCTTTGGTGTTGATAGAAGATCAGGGTTGCTTTGTCTCAGTCTCTTTAGAATTTGCCGAGGTTTTAATCCAGCTTCTGTCATTTCTTTTATTAACAAGACTTCTTTCTCAGAAAAACGACGAGCGGATGGATGTTCTGCAATGTCCTTCAAGGGTTCGTGGTTGTGTGTACCATTTTTAACAGTAAGTACCCACAACCCATCATCCTTTTTACCAACAACTTCAAAGGGACAGTTTGTAAGTCGAGAACCAGTTCTCCTTCTGCGAATACATTCAGCAGCAGACTCATCAATAGGTTTCCTCCTGTTACGATAGACACCTCCTCTGTCACAGCCAAGGACTACCACTTTGTCCCTCTTAGATTGCTTAATAGTAACCACATACCCTTGCGATACAGCAAATTCACCAACATGCTGGATAAGTTCTTCACGATCTATAAAGGTCCCAGGTGGAGGAGGAAGCATCTGAGGCTGTTCATTCAACTCTGAGCTACGTTCTATATTCATCATTAATAGATGAAACGTATTACCTAGAGTAAAGCATAATATGCATCACACTTTAAAAATCCTTCTAACAGTCAACACCAATATACTCGATCCTCCTCCTCTAGGACTTCACTGTCCATTGAAACAAAATGGATTACAGATTTACATCACCTACATTCCCCCTGCAGGAAAAACGGAACAACATTAAGAGCAAGAAACTTCATAATTACATAGCAATACACTAACGTCGATGCATGAAACATAGACATAGACATTTACAAAACTATATGTTCCATCCAAAATGttataaattgatgaaattattaaaatagctCACAATCAATTTTTCTAGTTTCTCAGAAATTAAGCTTTCATATATGATTCATTCAAATGAACACTGAAATTGGAATGTCACTATCAAAATGCCAAGATAGCAATACGCTGAACTAATGCAGCAGAATTCTGAATTGCCTCTGTTTATAAATATAAAAGGAGAAAAACCTAACCAAATTCTCAAGATTATCCTGTGGCAACGAATTCTCCACTAAATTAGACTCGGCCTGTCAATTACTTCTCATTCTCTCAGGAACCAAacggaaattttaattttggtcgtATGATAAACAAAAGTTGGAGAAAAGTTCAGGAAACTTACCGGAAAGTTACGATCGGGCTCGAATCGGCGGCGCTGGGCGTCCAGTGTATtgaataatttttactttttgagTGGACTCTTTCTCGCACTGGAAATCTGGCGTAGAGAGAGTCGACGGTCTTTCTTGATGGGTCCGAAACAAGAAAACGAGTTACGTGTTTGACTTAGTCGTAATGGCGTTGGGTTGGTGGCGTTGTTTAAATGCGTGAAAATGATTTACAAAATTTTAGGTCTGTTTtgtccaaactcaccctaaaaaaaatttgattaaaaaatagaCGCGTGGTTCAGTCCGAAATAAGGGTCTAAAAATTTGTCTAAGCTCACCGTAAAAAAATTGTTAAGCCCGATTTGGCTcaacccatattaaattttataacacaaaaaaaatatatatatttaatatatatttgattaaaaagtataattgattaaaagtaatatatatttaatatataattcgggccgggctgAACCCAGgctaaaaaaaattttacccgAGGCCCAGCTTGTTTTCTAAACGGgtctcgtttttttgcccaaacccatatttcgggcctatatttttacctgaacCCTCTCATTTTTCAGGCGGACCGTCGGGCCAGGCCGAGTAGCctaacccatgatcacctctagtctGCTCTCGGTGAAagtgatttttctttcttttccgccttttacaaatttaattttattacctAGCAAGAAAAAAGAGcgagtaaataaaaaaatattttatatgaagaaccttaaatttaaaaatgattataggcttaaaattaaaaatgattataagTGGACCAACAAGTGGTCAGTGCAATGGTAAGATAGATTGTATTCTTAAGAGAAGAGCGTAAGTTTGAACCTTAGAGATAATATTGTTGAGAGTGGTAGTTACGAGCTCTGAACATAAActgtaaaaaaatatgtataatgttaaaaaaatgattataggTGGATTGTAAACAACTTATGTATGGGCAAATTACATATAAAAGcctactttttaaaaaatttatcgaaatgggcccagtaaataattatttactagAATGGCCCTATTTCTCCGAAagtgcgtccacgtcagcgcgatgtcaggggacgtgacAGAAAAATGCGTCCTTGAAGAAGCGTTTTGTCTACGTGGACAGAAATCGCTCCCTTAAGGGCGTGCTTTATGTCCAAGTAGGCAAAATGCTTCCTCAGGACGCGTTTTGCGCGT contains the following coding sequences:
- the LOC107908919 gene encoding methylmalonate-semialdehyde dehydrogenase [acylating], mitochondrial isoform X2; translated protein: MMNIERSSELNEQPQMLPPPPGTFIDREELIQHVGEFAVSQGYVVTIKQSKRDKVVVLGCDRGGVYRNRRKPIDESAAECIRRRRTGSRLTNCPFEVVGKKDDGLWVLTVKNGTHNHEPLKDIAEHPSARRFSEKEVLLIKEMTEAGLKPRQILKRLRQSNPDLLSTPKHVYNVKAKLRQGNMSVRNYKSLKPQKSAVRNNYLSVMEPSWRQHNPPRVPNLIGGRFVDSQSFASIDVINPATQEVVSQVPLTTNEEFRAAVFAAKRAFPSWRNTPSTIRQRIMFKFQELIRRDIDKLAMNITNEHGKALKDAYDDVLCGLEVVEHACGLANLQIGEFVSNISNGVDSYSIREPLGVCAGICPFEFPAMIPLWMFSTAVTCGNTFILKPSEKDPGAAVMLAELAVEAGLPNGVLNIVHGSNEIISTICDDDDIKAVSFVGPSTAGSYVYSRASAKGKRVQCNFGAKNHAVVMPDASMDTTLNALVTAGFGGAGQKRMSLSTVVFVGGLTPWEDKLVERAKALRVQPGTEPDTDIGPVISKQAKELICRLIQSSVDSGAKLVVDGRNILVPGYEHGNFIGPTILSNVKVSMECYKLIQEETCGPVLLCMEADNIEEAIDIVNRYGNGASIFTTSGVTARKFQTEIEVGQVGINIPISAPFPFSCFTSLKPLFAGDINFDGKAGIQFYTQIKTVSQQWKDVAAGTSSDV
- the LOC107908919 gene encoding methylmalonate-semialdehyde dehydrogenase [acylating], mitochondrial isoform X3 produces the protein MMNIERSSELNEQPQMLPPPPGTFIDREELIQHVGEFAVSQGYVVTIKQSKRDKVVVLGCDRGGVYRNRRKPIDESAAECIRRRRTGSRLTNCPFEVVGKKDDGLWVLTVKNGTHNHEPLKDIAEHPSARRFSEKEVLLIKEMTEAGLKPRQILKRLRQSNPDLLSTPKHVYNVKAKLRQGNMSVRNYKSLKPQKSAVRNNYLSVMEPSWRQHNPPRVPNLIGGRFVDSQSFASIDVINPATQEVVSQVPLTTNEEFRAAVFAAKRAFPSWRNTPSTIRQRIMFKFQELIRRDIDKLAMNITNEHGKALKDAYDDVLCGLEVVEHACGLANLQIGEFVSNISNGVDSYSIREPLGVCAGICPFEFPAMIPLWMFSTAVTCGNTFILKPSEKDPGAAVMLAELAVEAGLPNGVLNIVHGSNEIISTICDDDDIKAVSFVGPSTAGSYVYSRASAKGKRVQCNFGAKNHAVVMPDASMDTTLNALVTAGFGGAGQKRMSLSTVVFVGGLTPWEDKLVERAKALRVQPGTEPDTDIGPVISKQAKELICRLIQSSVDSGAKLVVDGRNILVPGYEHGNFIGPTILSNVKVSMECYKEETCGPVLLCMEADNIEEAIDIVNRNKYGNGASIFTTSGVTARKFQTEIEVGQVGINIPISAPFPFSCFTSLKPLFAGDINFDGKAGIQFYTQIKTVSQQWKDVAAGTSSDV
- the LOC107908919 gene encoding methylmalonate-semialdehyde dehydrogenase [acylating], mitochondrial isoform X4, whose amino-acid sequence is MMNIERSSELNEQPQMLPPPPGTFIDREELIQHVGEFAVSQGYVVTIKQSKRDKVVVLGCDRGGVYRNRRKPIDESAAECIRRRRTGSRLTNCPFEVVGKKDDGLWVLTVKNGTHNHEPLKDIAEHPSARRFSEKEVLLIKEMTEAGLKPRQILKRLRQSNPDLLSTPKHVYNVKAKLRQGNMSVRNYKSLKPQKSAVRNNYLSVMEPSWRQHNPPRVPNLIGGRFVDSQSFASIDVINPATQEVVSQVPLTTNEEFRAAVFAAKRAFPSWRNTPSTIRQRIMFKFQELIRRDIDKLAMNITNEHGKALKDAYDDVLCGLEVVEHACGLANLQIGEFVSNISNGVDSYSIREPLGVCAGICPFEFPAMIPLWMFSTAVTCGNTFILKPSEKDPGAAVMLAELAVEAGLPNGVLNIVHGSNEIISTICDDDDIKAVSFVGPSTAGSYVYSRASAKGKRVQCNFGAKNHAVVMPDASMDTTLNALVTAGFGGAGQKRMSLSTVVFVGGLTPWEDKLVERAKALRVQPGTEPDTDIGPVISKQAKELICRLIQSSVDSGAKLVVDGRNILVPGYEHGNFIGPTILSNVKVSMECYKEETCGPVLLCMEADNIEEAIDIVNRYGNGASIFTTSGVTARKFQTEIEVGQVGINIPISAPFPFSCFTSLKPLFAGDINFDGKAGIQFYTQIKTVSQQWKDVAAGTSSDV